gatatccaaatcaattaaatttttgtttgaaaattctttaaactatttaaaacaagatctatactcttgatcttgattacaagactcctatcatcattttttaaagagtattcatttttagccattcatttttctgttcacttgatggataaaagaataatatcgaaagtgcgtgaaatttaatttctaggtaatttaaatagtttagatcatatttaacggagccgatcgtcaatttggaagctctatcatcaaaaacaaatcggtagtaaaatagctcgtttactactgatagtattctagctcaacactctctctctctctctctctctctctctctctctctctctctatatatatatatatatatataagagtagtTAAATGCACATGCATGATTAGGAAACTAATCATTTATCGAACATCATGCATGTTATGTTCCCTTATTTTGTGATAACCTAAAGCAACAACGAATATGACAAAGAGAAGGAGGACTCAACGCATCGATCAGATGCGTGTTTTGCAAAGTAGAGGCGTAATTACCTCGCACATCATCGTACCATAGCACGCAATTATTTTACGATCTTACTTGCGCATTGATATGCGCATTTACTGATATTACCGTGCTTTCACTTTTTCACAAATCACGATGACTTTAAAATCAAAGGTGTATCAGCGAGAATCTTAATGCACTTTTTATGGATCCTAACCTGCAACTAGAGAGATCCACATGGCATTCAACCCAACCCACATTCCCAagacccccccaaaaaaaaaaaataataaagtaaaataaattaacacCCAGTACAGCTAAGGTCCTTATCTGTTTCTCCTCCTCCCTTACACtcataaaaagcaaaaaaaaaaaaaaaaaaaaaaaaaaaaaaaaaaaaaaaaaaaaaaaaaaaaaaaaaaaatccctaattaattaaaccacaaataatatataatataatataaggttATATATGAAAGcccataatatttttattttcttaatatttttaaattaaaaacaatTTATGCGAGAATCTTTGCCTCCTGCATGAGGGACAGAGATTCAGACCCACCCGCTGCATGTTACCTGCGGATAAAGATGTAAACGACCGGGAGAATCTCGGCCGTCAAAACAACATCACATCAAACTAGTGATTTGATGTGATTTACACCGGGCGATCACGTGGATCATCCTGGGGCACGAATTTTCAGGAGCTTTTTCGTGCGAGGATTATTCAGCACGGACTTTCTGAGGAACAGCCTctgattcaaaaaattttattaaaaaaaaaacatttctccaaaattcttttaaaaaaaaagaaaaaaataattgtcaaaaataaaaaataaataaataaataattgaggAAAACGACAAAAGGGAAGGGAGGGGGTACAGGTATTTAAAATGGGAGGGTGTATTTATCACGCTGAGCAGAGAGTACAGTGAACAACAGGCCCACATGGAGTACAACTGTACGAACAACGAAGCGCCGAGGGCCCAAGCTAACGTGAGCCGCCGCATGAGATTAACCGTTTCCGCTGCGCATGTTAGCagcgggggagaggagggatAAAACAGTTATTTTATTAGTAAATAAACAACGCGCGCTACGAAGAGTCGCGGACAACGAGGAGAATGGTGCACATGGCGCACGGACCGGGTCCGAACCCGGTTCAACACTTTTTTTACGAGTCGGAGCAGGAATATATTAGGCAAACCAAACATACAAAACCTCTCCGTAGGAAAAGGAAACGAATATTTACAAGGAAAAACCCGAGGGGAATTTTTTAGTCCCGAACCCAAATGTAGTATTTGGATGGAGgggaaaaggtaaaaaaaaagaaaaagaaaaaataataataattaagtagaTTAATAATTCGCTCAAAAAAGGGGGCATTAATGGGTTAATTAAtagagtgtttttttttccttgatttAGGGtcccatttctttttttttactactaaTAAGTACTTACTCTCGTGGACCGGGTGTAGTAGGGGTTTTTCTGGGCCGCGGGCCTGGACCGGGCGGGTCGCGGTGGTTCTTCTGGGGGGAGAAGAGTGGGCCGAGCCCGAAGACCGAGACTGATTTGGTCGAGCCGCGGAGGGAGCAAACCGGGACGTTGAGAACCGGGGTGACCCGGACGTTGGCGGAGTAGGAGCGCTCCATCCCCCTGAGCCGGGTCTTCGGCAGACCACCTCCGGGGAAGCTCCCGGGGCTGCTCGAGCTCCGCTCCAGGCCCTGGAACACCACCTTCCCCGAGGGGTTCATGCGGGGGCTATCCACCGACGCCCCcctcgtcgtcggcggcggcggcggcggcggcggcggcggcggaggagcggcggcggaggaggcgtcGGCGCGGCGGCGGATGCGGGACGGGGCGGGGGAGAGCGACTCGGAGTCGGAGTCGCGGAGGAGCGGGAGGCTCAGGGAGGGCTCGATCGCGCCCCCCGACCTCGCGGCCGCGCCGCGGTGGAGGAGGTGCTTCAGGGACCTGCTGGCGCCAGGGctgggattagggttagggttagggttagggttagggcttcgggaggcggcggcggagggagaggacgagGGCTTGTCGCGATCGGGCTTCGTGGGGGTGGTCCTCGACCTCCGGAGCCCGAGGAGCTCCCTCCACCGGCTCGAGCAGCTCGGGGCCTTGGGAGAGAACACGTACGGATCCGGCCCGGCGAGCTCCGCCCTCCGCCGCAGCTCCGgcgccgccccgacctccccgACCGCCGCGGCGTTCGCCGcctgctccgccgccgcgggggGCGTTGGCGCCGCCGCGAGCCTGAGCGGGACGAGCTTCCCGTCGGCAAAGAGCTCGTCGGCGGGGAGCATGGCGACGGGATCCTCCAGCCGGAACTCGAAGTCGATGAACTCCATCTCCCCCGCGGAGGCCTCGAGATCCGGCGtctccggcgacggcgccgccgtagcgtcggcggcggaggagggggagaggtCGCGGCTGAAGGAAACCCTAGGGCTGAGCCAACCGTAGGAGGGGAGGAAACCCTCGGGGGAGATGGCGACGTTGTTGACTACGGCGGAGGCCATGATCAACGACCATGAAtcgggaaaaaaagaaaaaaaaaaatcgccgaggaagaggaagaggaagaggaggaggagccgaGTGGAGCGGAGCCAAATCCAAATGCGATTTTATGCGGCCGTCCGGATTATTCGAGAGCGTACATCATTTTATAAGCGGCTCGGTTTCACCCAAACCGGTCCGATTCGGGCGAATCAGCCAATGAGGACGCGACACGTCATCTGTCATGTGGTGCTTGGATATCATTGGACTCATATATGGGAGGTTTGTCGCTTTCgctctatattttatataatcttatgttttattttattttttaatttcccCCTCTCGTGGTAATAATCCGTGAGTAAAGTTCagttgattttttctttttttacgtaataattttaaataccatctaTATGATTACAGTTTCTTACTTTATtatcttatgatttaaaatatattgctgttataccatataattttttttccctttttattttttttattaatttttttgttaaatcagtaataaaattaaaactaaatattactaaagtgaatattcaataaattataggtgggtatctgaagtttcaTGTGTATAATTTACAACAACATATAGACATTTTCAGCATCGTAGAATACATCTAATGAATGGAATTCAAAGTTTAATGGCTTGATGTATCATATGTTCTTTGAATACACCGGACGCTGGCGATTGTTTATCTTAATACACACTATAATTATGACAACCTATTTGGTACATATAAATAAGCAAATCTAATTTCGAATATGtgcatatttttaaaatgatttaCTTTCGTATGATAAGATATACTGAAATATCAGGTGCACTCATATTTGTTCTGTTTTAAATTTACATTCGTATAATAAGGCATGTCATATTTTTCAATGGATTGATTGAAAAAACATATCAGGTAGTGAAATAAGGGATCttgttatttttttccccttattttTAGGCAATTaatttggtgatttttttttccttattttttcgTTTTAATTGATTTTCTCTTGACTTGAAAAAGTCCTCCTCCAACCTGCGTagtttttagaaaaacaaaTGAATTGTTATTaaactaaattacataaaaccacatatcaaaattcaatttttcactttcctcttcagtcatttaaaaatctacactttatcccctttaaaataaaaaatgttcattttATCCCCCACCATTAATGATCCGATAGAGTTCTGttataaaatctttttttttatgccaaaaatattcTCCATCCTCTCTACCGTGCTTCGTCCTCCTCTACCTCGCCGCCTCACCCTCCTTCACTGTCTCGCCCTCGCCTACATCTCCGTCCGCGCTCACAAACACCCTCTTACCCTCCTCCGCTGCGCCGCCTTCgtcctcgttgcccttgcccaCCTTTTCATCCACGCTCATCTTGATTTCCTTCCTACTGCCGCCGAAATGGAGGAGCGACGAGGATGCAGGAgaagaaggggagcaggtggagaaaaaAATGGAGAGGATCCGCGGCGGATCGAGGCGTGAACTacggccgatcgaggcggcggatgagcgagatgagggaggagacgaaaatggtgtGGGCCAAAATTGTCGCTTTGTCATCACATTTCATACCGTACCTcgctgtgaacattttttattttacgaggaggcaaagtgcaggtttttaaatgatagggtagaaagtaaaaaaatcggattttgacggaggagttttatgtaatttagccttgtTATTATTTAGGGATAGTTGCATATGGCTCTCtgcaaaataatcaaataataaatatgtctttataaaatttaagttatcaaatttatctttttaaaagtCTTTTCGTCtgcaaatatatattcttatattatcgaaatttagataactatgagttaaaaaaaagtaaCCACAATTAGCTAATAACTTTTttatcctttatatatataaataatttttattccaatGTTAGAGTCATGTCATCTTTCTAATACTCTCCTCTTTATCCACGGCGACGAGTACAACGCGTGTCCCACGGCAAAAGTGAGGAGAAAACAAATTTGTAAtgacaaaatagtcattttacgTACCCACCAGTAAAAACTAACGGTAAATCACACAATAAGAACATATATGAATACTAGCTAATAGGAGCTAGGAACTTTTGAATGGATATATTTGCAAAACcaatgaatttttaaaagattaaatctGATCATTTAAGTTTTGTTGAATTTATCTATTATTTGATATAGAGACTTGTATgaaaattaaccctattatttatataaaccCCATCTAATCTCTcttttaaattatacaaaatttacaaaaaaacaaaagatttatATTTGTAAGAGACCATGCATGATTAGTTGTTCATTAACTTCAGCAACTGTTGCTtgtattaaaggccattttatTTTGCCCGAGATCTGACACCCACTTATTAGAGAAACAGTAATGCAGAATAGGATAAATCACTCACAACTTTGTGGAACTATACAtgaacatgcatatatatatatatgcacacacacacatacgtAACAGTGTTACATTTTTCACATGTGAATTGAATCGACCATCTCTGTCTTGATTCCAATCAGTATCCAAACATTGTATCGAATTATTTTCACCTTTTTTCAGATCCTTTATTATGAGTACATCATTTATTCTCCTCACTTTATCACCATGCCCATATATCTATCACACTTTTCCTTACCTTTTACTTTTTCAATCATCTCTTTGAATATACCATCTTTTTATTACTTAGGAGAGGAGTTTGTCCAGAATAGGAAGATCTGATCAGTGTAATAAGCCCAACATGAGCTAGCCTAGGATGTGACATAGATCTTAAAACTCTTCCACttcaaaactattaaaaaacCTCTTTTTTGGGCCCTTTTTCCAAATCAATCCTTTAAATTGGTACTTGCCATTTTATTTCTGCCTCCAGAGTATGTTTATTTCGCCAAAAGTGTAGAGGAATAAAGTAATTTTATCGTAAATATATActtattttgttattatccaaAATACTGATATTGACTTCGACCCATTATATGCTGCTCATTTTCtactaaacaaataataaaattagaagaaaTTTAGTTCCACAACTACGAAAATAAACAacgaaagaaaatttttttttttttttttactttaactCTAATTAACTCGAACGTTTGCTTCAACCTGAACTCCACCTTCAATAAAACAAACAGACCGTATAAGCTACAGAGATGTCGAATGCGGTTTGCACGGTGGCACACCAAGTGCATGCATATTTCTCTTGAAGTGCTGAGTGGGCATGTGTGCGTACAtgtagagtccagctactacaTTCTTATGAGCACAATCgtattcgtactcataagtcgttttcaatgataaaactttcaaatcaaacgatccataccgttaaaacaCTATTTAGaacatttgaaacttttagaaattaaattttataatttttcaatatcacttatcttacgatcaaaagatctcaaaattgacaactttTAATAGCCGGTATAAGATATTTGCTATATTAACGGTATAAAGACTCGAAATTAGTTGATTTTTTGATAcaaattatattcactatctagataaaaaatcaataactccgattttaaattgaaaaattcgaTTATCGATTTTTAGAATTTCATTCAATTTTGATTGTTCATTTTATGTCCGCTTgatagattttattataattttgaaaaaatttaaaatttattttaaaaaagttttaaatacgctaaatcatatttaacggtgtggatcgtcaattcaaaagctctgtcattgaaaataacttatgagtatgaagaactctatactcataccagtatagtagccctactctctctctctctctctctatatatatatctattacataatatgaatcctcaatatttttgccacgtggcacccCCTCCCTCACCCTTTTACTCCCATTTCCCTTCTTTCCCCGCTATTGCTAATTGTCAcctccaataaataaataaatttattaattttttaattaaaattaacaatccTTCATTACCTATTGGGGGCATTTATTACCCTTCATTTTTATCCTTACCATTACATCCCTCCACTacctataataaataaatttactgattttttaattaaaattaacaatccTTCACTACATATTTAAGACATTCATTTCTCTTCATTTTTACCCTTACCGTTACATCCCTCCACTACCTATTTAagacatttattttctttcatttttatgcctatataattaaattaaatgccTACTTTCAATGAATGATTCTTCAATGTAATTGACAACTTCTTCTCATATCTTGGTGATGCTTTTACTGTCTACAATTAGTTAGTATTTTGGGTTTCTTTTTAAGACttctaaaattgagtttttattgATCGTCgtctccaccaagtgtgggcaCTATGCCGACAGGTTCGACTTTAGAGCCAAGCACGTGTCGCGCGGCGTCGACGAGAGTCTCACCCGCCCACGTATGAAGTGTCGGATGGTAAGGTAAGGAATTTGTTTACTTTATCTTACTTTATGATGATTAGCTTACCTTTTAATCTTTTTTGCTTTGTTTATAAAACTACGATGTTTTTCTTATCCTGTTATTGTACTCTTCATCTGGTAGTTCTCTTTTATTATTAGACCTTCTTATAAGGTCCTCGGTTGGTAGTTCTGACTGCGAAGGGGTTAAGGAGAGTTTTTTCTTCATAGAAGTATCGTACTGTGTCGGATATCTTATTAGTTTCGTAAAACATTACTAGAAGTTTTATAGATAAATAAGATCGTATTTCTGTCTATCTCTTTCCTTTgtcttgttatttatttttatttttgtggttAATGAAACggtttatctaaaaattttatctgtTGTAATTGAAAGTTAATTGAGTTTTATCTGACGTTTGGgtcttttattttcatatttaaaagAACGTATTTAATGTCGTGTTTTCTCGGAGTTTTGGATAACACTCAATGAAACTCAAAACTTATGAGTTGAAACTTATATTTTTAGTTCTATCAAATGGTAATATAGCAATCTTTGACTTACTTAGACTTTAAATGTACCAAGGCATTAATAGATatacttcttttatttttatattcgaaTATGAAATACAAAGAAgtccattttttatatttagaaaattattttaggaTAGAAGGAGAATAAGGTTCTTTTTTCAAGTttgttttatggtttattttGAAAGACTTTTTAGTATTAGCTCTTTTGATTTAATCTCTTTATATCTTTAAAACTAGTTTAGTATCAGCTCGAACTNATTAATTTGAAttgctttcttcttcttttttttttcttttttttttaatgtttgatttgatatggcGACGTAAATTGATTCAAATTAACCTGCAGAGATTAATTGACGATATGGAACGTTCCATGGACAATCCGAGTCGATCCGGTAAACTGCTAGGAAGGTTCCTTTGATTTTTCCTCCTTAGCAGTGCAATTCAATTATATCTGAAGCTgagaagtgatttttttttcaaaattttgcagtGGCCTCTCCTATTGTCTTTGCTTTTATTGCCTGTCACTCAAGTTTTTGTATTGGCTATAGCTCACTGCATATAACTATTACTTTTGTTGATATTTtactctttctaaaattttactacaATGCTCTTCATTGTgaactaatattttaatactggcatactataattttatttacttatgttcatattttattatttataaattttttactttagcagtaattacccgccgcatcgcgcgggtacctacactagtatatatataaagagagacagagagagagcaGGCCTActgtactattatatatatatatataactaggctggaatactattaatagcaccaagttattggtactcttattttttagctcttggattgagaaatgtgcgattaggataatgtggaccccctagggttgagtgggtggttggttaaataatataatctaacgggtaaaaataatcaaaatggttaatctaacggcagaaaacttgatagcaccaagtacttggtactatcgatagcacagcagccggactctatatatatacatactcttatgagtacgatcgccttcgtattcataagtcgttttcgatcatagagctttcgaatcgacaaccataccgttaaacattatcttgAATagttaaaacttctagaaatcaaattttataattttttgatatcatgtaccttatgatcaaaagttcacaaaattgacaatttttaacggccgatatagGATACTTactatgtttaacggtgtaaaagaattggaatagggtgattttttaatagaaaattctattcgctacctagataaagatcaataactctgatcttaaattgaaggatccgatcattcatgTTTAGGACGTCGTTCTATTTCGACCGTTctttttatacccacttgatggactttattatgatttcgaaaaattataaaatttattttctagaagtttcaaatattctatatcatatttaacggaatggatcgttgatttgaaaacttcatcatcaaaaataattttaatttataagtatgaaggactttatacttataagagtatagtagtcggactatatatatataaaattgagctcctatatttttaaaagtatcaagtcattggtgcttgtaagttttcgactCTTGAATTAAGGAATGCGTggctaggatgatgtgggccctctagggttgagtgagtggttggttaaatagtataatctaacggataaaaatgatcaaagacgtagatctaatggtaaaaaatttacaaacaccaactagttggtacttttacaagcactatagccgaactatatatatatatatatatagagagagagagagagagagagaattgagctcctatgcttttaaaagtaccaagttattgctgcttgtaagttttcgacccttaaattaaagaatgtgcggttaggatgatgtgggccccctagatTTTAGtggttagttggttgaatagtataatctaacgggtaaaaaggATTAAAGGCGAAGATCTAAAGGTTAGAGTGTTCACTTTTCATGTCACATGAAAAACACGTGACCTCGATATTTTTTTGggcctcccccccccccccccccccacccacacactctctctctctctctctctctctctctctcctacatTGACCCACCTCGGGTGCCGCGCGCTCCCCCTCCCTCAACGCACGCGCACGTGACTCCCTACCCCACACGCGCCACCACcttatctcctctctctctctctctctcatctccacCCTCCCTGGCGCCCACTCGTTCCATCTTTGCCCCTACAATCCTGGGAAATTACAAGCAGCCCCCGTCCCCTCGCTTTCCCGGGTGGGCCCCACCGTCGTttgcgacggcggcgacggcatcACCGTTGGTCCGTTTCATCATCTCCTGCCGCAGCCGCAGTTTTAAGGGGGGGAGCAACTTAATCATTCGGAGCCCCGCGAAATTACCATGATGCCCCTCCGTCTTGTCGCTATCTCCCGCGCCCTAGATCGCGGCATGCGCCCGAGGGCAGTTTCGGAAATTCCGCTTCGGTGTCGGAggatctgagagagagagagagagagagaggggttaaATCAGGGCCGTACGATCAGCACGGAGCGGAGCGGGGGCATGTTCTTCGTGTCATGATGTGATGACACATGCGCCGAACATTTCATCGCATTCGGTGCACCGTCCTATCGCAACAGACTAGTCCCAAGACCGAGTTCGCCACGTCATCCACAGACCGTTAAGAGGCGAGAGTGGTGAACTGGGCGCACGCAGTAGCAGTGTCAACCAAGCGGTTCACGGGATTCGCTTGCTGACCCCACGCGGGGCGTGGGGCCCATCGTGACACGTGTCACGACGGCGACGCTGCAGGGGGTGTGGGGAACGGTTCCCGCGCTGGATTAATTTTGCTGTCGCCACGTGGTCTGTATTAGCTGTGCCTTCTGTCCTTCGTCGTACACCTGTCCCTTTCCGCTTAAACTATTGGCCTCGTATTTTCGCTTATTTACGGAAAATGCCATGGCCTTTTAGATATTTTTGCGTGGGCCTTGTGCACTGAggtcttatttttattttatttttaacaattaaaaaatatatagtttggaATTGAGATGTTCAAATTCTTCCGTTTTAATACAACTAATGTGATTACGTTCACAAGAGAAGTACTCCACTTATGATTCTACGTATTAATTATGAACAATAAGCTTAAATATAATTGGACGCATGTAATTAAAATCCAGTTGAAACTTAGAGGACCAAAATAATATTATGCTGAAATTTCTTTAGTAATATTTTTCATCATGATGACaattttatatatcaattttccaaataagtatcaaataaattCAATTGAATTTCTCAAATTGGGCACTTGGGTGCATCCAAAGTGTTCTAAATGTGGACCCAAAATTGATGTGGTGGCGCACCAATTAAGGTCCCGCCAACaacaaggaaaaaggaaaaagagcaATGGTatcttatccaaaaaaaaaaaaaaaagtagcctTTTTGGATGCATGGCTCTTTAATAATTGCTTACCTGTGTAGGCAAAGAgatttggggaaaaaaaaagaaaagaggtaaAAGGGTTGgtatctctttttttgttttcttttcttttttttttttt
This window of the Ananas comosus cultivar F153 linkage group 19, ASM154086v1, whole genome shotgun sequence genome carries:
- the LOC109724815 gene encoding transforming growth factor-beta receptor type 3-like protein, which codes for MASAVVNNVAISPEGFLPSYGWLSPRVSFSRDLSPSSAADATAAPSPETPDLEASAGEMEFIDFEFRLEDPVAMLPADELFADGKLVPLRLAAAPTPPAAAEQAANAAAVGEVGAAPELRRRAELAGPDPYVFSPKAPSCSSRWRELLGLRRSRTTPTKPDRDKPSSSPSAAASRSPNPNPNPNPNPSPGASRSLKHLLHRGAAARSGGAIEPSLSLPLLRDSDSESLSPAPSRIRRRADASSAAAPPPPPPPPPPPPTTRGASVDSPRMNPSGKVVFQGLERSSSSPGSFPGGGLPKTRLRGMERSYSANVRVTPVLNVPVCSLRGSTKSVSVFGLGPLFSPQKNHRDPPGPGPRPRKTPTTPGPRE